The DNA sequence AGTCCTTATCAGCCGAAACAATATCAATAATTCCAAAATCACCAACTTCTTCAATCACTATTGTTGTTCCTGTTTCTCTTTGCATTTCCTGAATAATTTTACCGCCAGGACCAATAACCGCACCAATAAATTCTTTTGGAATAGTTAACTTTACAATTCTTGGAACATGAGGTTTATAGTCCTCTCTCGGCTCTTTTATTGTTTTGAGTATTTCACCAAGAATATGCAATCTGCCTTTTTTTGCTTGTTCTAAAGCTTGTTCCAGAATTTCATAAGATAATCCGTCAACTTTGATATCCATCTGGCAGGCAGTAATTCCGTCTTTTGTGCCTGTTACTTTAAAGTCCATATCTCCGAGATGGTCTTCATCTCCGAGTATGTCGGAAAGCACTGCATAATTGCCTTTATCTCCGGTTATTAAACCCATTGCTATTCCTGAAACGGGCTTTTTAATTTTTACGCCTGCATCCATTAATGCTATTGTGCCTGCGCAAACTGTTGCCATTGATGATGAGCCGTTGGACTCAAGAATGTCGGAAAC is a window from the Bacteroidales bacterium genome containing:
- a CDS encoding S1 RNA-binding domain-containing protein, with translation VSDILESNGSSSMATVCAGTIALMDAGVKIKKPVSGIAMGLITGDKGNYAVLSDILGDEDHLGDMDFKVTGTKDGITACQMDIKVDGLSYEILEQALEQAKKGRLHILGEILKTIKEPREDYKPHVPRIVKLTIPKEFIGAVIGPGGKIIQEMQRETGTTIVIEEVGDFGIIDIVSADKDSVDKAIKKIKAITTAPEIGEVYEGTVKNIQPFGAFVEILPGKEGLLHISELGWRRVEKVEDVLKVGDKISVKLLDIDKKTGKMKLSKKALLPKPEKEN